In one Silene latifolia isolate original U9 population chromosome 10, ASM4854445v1, whole genome shotgun sequence genomic region, the following are encoded:
- the LOC141605340 gene encoding putative beta-D-xylosidase 7, with the protein MRSYNRNRNHKSPGATPATPTTTLSLLLLALVTAASAAVPPYACEPSNPHTKTYTFCRADLPVRQRARDLVARLTLDEKVLQLVNTAPAIPRLGIPAYEWWSEALHGVANAGPGVTFQGTIHAATSFPQVILTAASFDARLWYRIAQVIGKEARAVYNEGQAKGMTFWAPNINIFRDPRWGRGQETPGEDPLVTGKYAISYVRGIQGDSFQGGQLIPGGHLQASACCKHFTAYDLDRWHNVTRYAFNAQVTAQDLADTYQPPFESCIHKGRASGIMCAYNRVNGVPNCADYNLLTKIARGEWAFDGYITSDCDAVSIIHDDQGYAKAPEDAIADVLKAGMDVNCGSYLKNYTKSAVLERKVAQAEVDRALINLFAVRMRLGLFNGNPKRLLYGNIGPNQVCTRENQALALEAAQSGIVLLKNNAKLLPLSKGKPISLAVIGPNANNASTLLGNYHGPPCSSISPLRALQNYVKDTRYHPGCYNVECSTASIQDAVGVAKGADYVVLIMGLDQTQEREDYDRTDLILPGQQQILIRKVARAAKRPVVLVLLCGGPVDVTFAKVDPRIGSIIWAGYPGQAGGVALAQVIFGDHNPGGKLPMTWYPKQFVRVPMTDMRMRANRLTGYPGRTYKFYLGKKVFEFGHGMSYTSYSYKFVSVPQTSLNMTSVGTVKTVEDPNYSTRYAVVSDMESESCKAMKFSAIVGVQNDGELAGKHPVLLFIKQEKASSESPIKKLVGFETVRLEAGNKAEIMFELSPCEHLSRADQDGLMIVEEGTHYLVVGDQQFPINVHVA; encoded by the exons ATGCGTTCCTACAACCGTAACCGTAACCACAAATCTCCGGGAGCCACACCAGCCACCCCGACCACCACACTATCTCTTCTTCTTCTCGCTCTCGTAACAGCAGCCTCCGCAGCGGTACCGCCATACGCTTGCGAACCATCGAACCCACACACAAAAACATACACATTCTGCCGAGCAGACCTGCCGGTGAGGCAACGGGCACGTGACTTAGTTGCAAGACTCACATTGGATGAAAAAGTGTTGCAATTAGTTAATACTGCACCTGCTATTCCCCGTCTCGGTATACCGGCTTACGAATGGTGGTCTGAAGCGTTGCACGGTGTTGCTAATGCTGGTCCTGGTGTTACTTTTCAAGGGACTATACACGCTGCTACTAGTTTTCCTCAAGTTATTCTTACTGCTGCTTCTTTTGATGCCAGGCTTTGGTATCGCATTGCTCAG GTGATAGGAAAGGAAGCAAGAGCAGTATACAATGAAGGACAAGCAAAAGGAATGACATTTTGGGCACCAAACATAAACATTTTCAGGGATCCGAGATGGGGCAGAGGACAAGAAACTCCAGGAGAAGACCCTTTGGTAACTGGCAAATATGCAATCTCCTATGTTAGAGGAATTCAAGGGGATAGCTTTCAAGGCGGCCAGTTGATTCCGGGTGGTCACCTTCAAGCTTCCGCGTGCTGTAAACACTTTACTGCCTACGACTTGGACCGCTGGCACAATGTCACTCGTTATGCCTTTAATGCCCAA GTGACTGCACAAGATCTGGCAGATACATATCAGCCTCCATTTGAGAGCTGCATACACAAAGGGAGAGCTAGTGGTATTATGTGTGCCTACAACCGCGTCAATGGGGTTCCTAATTGTGCCGATTACAATCTATTAACCAAAATAGCGCGAGGAGAATGGGCTTTTGATGG GTACATTACCTCGGACTGTGATGCAGTATCTATCATTCATGATGATCAAGGTTATGCAAAAGCACCGGAAGATGCAATTGCTGATGTCCTCAAAGCAG GAATGGATGTTAACTGCGGTTCCTACCTGAAAAACTATACAAAATCAGCAGTTTTAGAAAGAAAAGTAGCACAAGCAGAGGTAGACAGGGCCCTCATAAACTTGTTTGCAGTAAGAATGAGATTGGGTTTGTTTAATGGTAACCCAAAAAGGCTACTATACGGGAATATTGGGCCTAACCAAGTGTGCACACGAGAGAACCAGGCGTTAGCTCTTGAAGCTGCTCAATCGGGGATCGTTCTCCTGAAGAATAATGCCAAGCTACTCCCTCTCTCTAAAGGGAAACCCATATCACTCGCTGTCATAGGCCCTAATGCCAATAACGCTTCAACGCTTCTAGGCAACTACCATGGTCCTCCATGCTCATCCATTTCCCCACTTCGTGCCTTGCAAAACTATGTCAAGGATACAAG ATACCACCCGGGTTGTTATAATGTGGAATGTTCAACAGCTTCTATCCAAGATGCAGTGGGGGTTGCTAAGGGAGCAGACTACGTGGTCTTGATAATGGGCCTTGACCAAACACAGGAAAGGGAAGACTATGACCGCACAGACTTGATTCTTCCAGGGCAGCAACAAATTCTCATTAGAAAGGTGGCTAGAGCTGCAAAAAGGCCGGTGGTGCTGGTGCTTCTTTGTGGGGGTCCTGTTGATGTTACCTTTGCGAAAGTTGATCCTCGTATAGGCAGCATTATATGGGCTGGTTACCCTGGTCAAGCCGGTGGTGTTGCCCTCGCCCAAGTCATTTTTGGAGATCACAATCCAG GTGGAAAATTACCTATGACTTGGTATCCAAAACAATTTGTCAGAGTGCCTATGACAGACATGAGGATGAGAGCAAACCGTTTGACAGGATATCCAGGGCGCACTTACAAGTTCTACCTAGGGAAGAAAGTCTTCGAGTTTGGCCATGGAATGAGCTATACATCCTACTCTTACAAGTTTGTTTCAGTTCCGCAGACATCTCTCAACATGACATCAGTAGGTACAGTCAAGACGGTCGAGGACCCCAACTACTCCACTCGATATGCTGTAGTTTCTGATATGGAATCAGAATCTTGCAAAGCCATGAAATTCTCAGCTATAGTGGGAGTTCAAAATGACGGTGAATTGGCAGGAAAGCACCCAGTCCTGCTATTCATAAAGCAGGAAAAAGCGAGTTCTGAAAGCCCGATAAAAAAGTTAGTTGGGTTCGAGACTGTAAGATTGGAAGCGGGAAATAAAGCCGAAATTATGTTTGAATTGAGCCCTTGTGAGCACCTTAGCAGGGCAGACCAAGATGGGCTTATGATTGTTGAAGAAGGTACTCATTACTTAGTTGTGGGTGATCAGCAGTTTCCCATCAATGTTCATGTTGCCTAA
- the LOC141605341 gene encoding major pollen allergen Lol p 11-like: MAKIAAITLLVLCLLPVITMASRPAEKKRRQPYCVRGRVYCDPCRAGFETSASTFIQGAKVKVQCRHRSTQEVLYEAEALTDDTGSYKIYVEKDQKNNVCDAMLVSSPHRKCKLADPGRDRSRVVLTSNNGIVSNDRYANNMGFLMDQPMNFCAQLMQQYVINEDEV, encoded by the exons ATGGCGAAAATAGCAGCAATTACATTGTTGGTACTATGTCTACTACCAGTAATAACAATGGCAAGCAGGCCAGCTGAGAAGAAAAGGAGACAACCCTACTGTGTTCGCGGTCGTGTTTACTGTGATCCATGCCGAGCCGGGTTCGAAACCTCTGCCTCCACTTTTATCCAAG GTGCTAAGGTGAAGGTGCAATGCCGTCACCGATCAACGCAGGAAGTCCTATACGAGGCCGAGGCTCTAACCGATGACACCGGGTCATACAAGATCTACGTGGAGAAAGACCAGAAGAACAATGTGTGTGACGCCATGCTCGTAAGCAGCCCTCACAGGAAGTGCAAGTTGGCCGACCCTGGACGTGACCGTTCCCGCGTAGTCCTCACCAGCAACAATGGCATTGTCTCCAACGACCGTTATGCCAACAACATGGGTTTCTTGATGGACCAGCCCATGAACTTCTGCGCTCAACTCATGCAACAATATGTGATCAACGAGGACGAGGTTTAA